The proteins below are encoded in one region of Hordeum vulgare subsp. vulgare chromosome 3H, MorexV3_pseudomolecules_assembly, whole genome shotgun sequence:
- the LOC123441405 gene encoding carotenoid cleavage dioxygenase 8 homolog B, chloroplastic-like, with protein sequence MSSSLCTVVALYGGAGRRASQQGGYKQRAAAQPLAAGGVTEAPPPGPVVSAPRHPDRGGADELVAWKSIRQERWEGLLEVEGKLPLWLDGTYLRNGPGLWDLGEYGFRHLFDGYATLVRVSFRDGQAVGAHRQIESEAYKAAREHGKVCYREFSEVPKPDSFTSLIGQITSLFTGSSLTDNSNTGVVRLGDGRVLCLTETVKGSIVVDPDTLDTVSKFEYDDKLGGLIHSAHPIVTDTEFWTLIPDLIRPGYVVARMDAGSNERQFVGRVDCRGGPAPGWVHSFPVTENYVVVPEMPLRYCAANLLRAEPTPLYKFQWYPDSGSYMHVMCKASGKMVASVEVPPFVTFHFINAYEEKDEEGRVTSIIADCCEHNANTSILDDLRLHNLRSFSGEDVLTDARVGRFRIPLDGSPFGELEAALDPEEHGRGMDMCSINPAHLGKEYRYTYACGARRPCNFPNTLTKIDLVEKTAKNWYEEGAVPSEPYFVPRPGAVEEDDGVAISMVSAKDGSGYALVLDAKTFKEIARANFPYGLPYGLHCCWVPRDK encoded by the exons ATGTCATCTTCGCTCTGCACGGTCGTCGCCCTGTACGGCGGGGCGGGCCGTCGGGCCAGCCAGCAAGGAGGCTACAAGCAGCGGGCGGCGGCGCAGCCCCTTGCGGCTGGTGGCGTCACGGAGGCTCCTCCGCCAGGCCCGGTCGTCAGTGCTCCGCGCCACCCAGACCGAGGTGGTGCCGACGAGCTCGTGGCGTGGAAGAGTATCCGTCAGGAGAGGTGGGAGGGCTTGCTGGAAGTAGAGGGAAAGCTCCCCCTCTGGCTG GATGGCACGTACCTGAGGAACGGCCCGGGCCTATGGGACCTCGGGGAGTACGGTTTCCGCCACCTGTTCGACGGCTACGCGACGCTTGTGCGCGTCTCGTTCCGCGACGGGCAGGCCGTGGGCGCGCACCGGCAGATTGAGTCCGAGGCGTACAAGGCGGCGCGCGAGCACGGGAAGGTGTGCTACCGCGAGTTCTCGGAGGTGCCCAAGCCGGACAGCTTCACGTCCTTGATCGGGCAGATCACGAGCCTCTTCACGGGCTCCTCGCTGACGGACAACTCCAACACCGGCGTCGTCAGGCTGGGTGACGGCCGCGTGCTCTGCCTGACGGAGACCGTCAAGGGCTCCATCGTCGTGGACCCGGACACTCTAGACACGGTGAGCAAGTTCGAGTACGACGATAAGCTGGGCGGCCTGATCCACTCGGCGCACCCGATCGTCACTGACACCGAGTTCTGGACGCTGATCCCGGACCTGATCCGGCCCGGCTACGTGGTGGCGAGGATGGACGCCGGGAGCAACGAGAGGCAGTTTGTGGGCAGGGTGGACTGCCGCGGCGGTCCCGCGCCCGGGTGGGTTCACTCGTTCCCCGTCACCGAGAACTACGTGGTGGTGCCGGAGATGCCGCTGCGGTACTGCGCGGCGAACCTCCTCCGCGCCGAGCCAACGCCGCTGTACAAGTTCCAGTGGTACCCAGATTCCGGGAGTTACATGCACGTCATGTGCAAGGCCAGCGGCAAGATG GTGGCGAGCGTGGAGGTGCCCCCATTCGTGACGTTCCACTTCATCAACGCGtacgaggagaaggacgaggaggggcGCGTGACGTCGATCATCGCCGACTGCTGCGAGCACAACGCCAACACGTCCATCCTCGACGACCTCCGTCTCCACAATCTACGGAGCTTTAGCGGCGAGGATGTCCTCACCGATGCCAG GGTGGGGCGATTCAGGATCCCGCTGGACGGCAGCCCATTCGGTGAGCTCGAGGCGGCACTGGACCCGGAGGAGCACGGGCGCGGCATGGACATGTGCAGTATCAACCCCGCGCACCTCGGCAAGGAGTACCGTTACACCTACGCCTGTGGCGCGCGCCGGCCATGCAACTTCCCCAACACGCTCACCAAGATCGACCTGGTGGAGAAGACGGCCAAGAACTGGTATGAGGAGGGCGCCGTGCCGTCCGAGCCCTACTTTGTGCCCCGTCCCGGGGCCGTCGAGGAAGACGACG GCGTGGCCATATCGATGGTGAGCGCCAAGGACGGGTCGGGCTACGCGCTGGTGCTGGACGCCAAGACGTTCAAGGAGATCGCCCGGGCCAACTTCCCCTACGGCCTGCCCTACGGCTTGCACTGCTGCTGGGTGCCCAGGGATAAGTAA